A window of the Nitrosopumilus ureiphilus genome harbors these coding sequences:
- a CDS encoding GNAT family N-acetyltransferase, giving the protein MSEPIIRELRKEDIQNGFLTSLDSLRKTSNMDNDKAIKIFEKINSNPDHIIAVAELGGKIVGSTTLLIEQKFIHDGGMVGHIEDVVVNKDFQGQKIGEKIMKYILEIAKNRGCYKTILDCTDDVKPFYEKLGFKQIANELRFDND; this is encoded by the coding sequence ATGAGTGAACCAATAATCAGAGAATTAAGAAAAGAAGACATTCAAAATGGATTTTTGACATCGCTTGATTCATTGAGAAAGACAAGCAATATGGATAATGACAAGGCAATTAAGATTTTTGAGAAAATAAATTCCAATCCGGATCACATAATTGCAGTTGCAGAATTAGGTGGAAAAATAGTGGGTTCCACCACATTGCTAATAGAGCAGAAATTCATTCATGATGGAGGAATGGTAGGTCATATTGAAGATGTGGTAGTAAACAAGGATTTTCAAGGACAAAAAATAGGCGAGAAAATTATGAAGTATATACTAGAAATTGCAAAAAACAGAGGCTGTTATAAAACAATTCTAGATTGCACAGACGACGTAAAACCATTTTATGAGAAATTAGGCTTTAAGCAAATTGCAAATGAATTAAGATTTGATAATGATTAA
- the thiD gene encoding bifunctional hydroxymethylpyrimidine kinase/phosphomethylpyrimidine kinase, whose amino-acid sequence MNLLSIGGSDPSSGAGIQSDIKTFSSFNVHGLTVITSITSQNTSNFGIAEPVSQKILKDQIESVMSDFKIDGIKIGMVYNSQIIKILNNKLRKVKIPIVVDPVIKSTTGGALIEKTAISDFQKYIVPLATVITPNKFEAEILSKTKINSKKSIQNVAKKIQKMGAKNVVITGVVTGDKTISDFILEKNKEYFISGNKINRVNHGSGCNYSAAIIFALAKNKTIKDSLRFAQQFTQNSIKNAKKIGKGIAITEIQDVINRDLSEAIDKFIQIKNIYKNIPECQINFVYSKQKPKSIKDILGISGRIVKSGKSATVAGELTYGGSKHVATALLIMNKRYPKICSAINLKYQNTTISKIKKSKLIVSSYDRNEEPKNVKIKDSTIEWGIKKAVKNSTKIPDAIYHKGDFGKEPMIIVFGETPDDVLRKILKII is encoded by the coding sequence ATGAATTTACTTTCAATTGGAGGATCGGATCCATCATCAGGTGCTGGAATTCAAAGTGATATCAAAACTTTTTCGTCATTTAATGTTCATGGGCTTACAGTAATCACATCTATCACCAGTCAAAACACATCAAATTTTGGTATTGCTGAACCAGTATCACAAAAAATTTTAAAAGATCAAATTGAATCTGTAATGTCGGATTTTAAAATTGATGGAATAAAAATTGGAATGGTATACAATTCTCAAATTATTAAAATTCTAAATAATAAATTAAGAAAAGTAAAAATTCCAATTGTAGTAGATCCTGTAATCAAATCAACGACGGGTGGAGCATTAATTGAAAAAACAGCCATTTCAGATTTTCAAAAGTATATTGTTCCTCTTGCAACAGTAATTACACCAAACAAGTTCGAGGCCGAAATACTATCAAAGACTAAAATAAATTCAAAAAAATCAATACAAAATGTCGCCAAAAAAATTCAAAAGATGGGTGCAAAAAATGTTGTAATTACCGGAGTTGTGACAGGAGATAAAACAATATCAGATTTTATTTTGGAAAAAAATAAAGAATATTTTATTTCTGGAAACAAAATTAATAGAGTCAATCATGGTAGTGGTTGTAATTATTCAGCAGCCATAATTTTTGCTCTAGCAAAAAACAAGACAATAAAAGACTCATTAAGGTTTGCCCAACAATTTACTCAAAATTCAATTAAAAATGCAAAGAAAATAGGAAAAGGAATAGCAATCACAGAAATTCAAGATGTTATCAATCGAGATTTATCAGAAGCAATAGACAAATTTATTCAAATTAAAAATATTTACAAAAATATTCCTGAATGCCAAATAAATTTTGTATATTCCAAACAAAAACCTAAATCAATAAAAGACATTCTTGGTATTTCTGGAAGAATAGTCAAATCAGGAAAGAGTGCTACGGTAGCTGGAGAGTTGACTTATGGCGGTTCAAAACATGTTGCAACAGCATTACTAATAATGAATAAAAGATATCCAAAAATCTGCTCTGCAATAAATCTAAAATATCAAAACACTACAATTTCAAAAATTAAAAAATCAAAACTAATAGTTTCAAGTTATGATAGAAATGAAGAACCAAAAAATGTGAAAATTAAGGACTCAACTATTGAATGGGGCATAAAAAAAGCAGTTAAGAATTCAACAAAAATACCAGATGCAATTTACCATAAAGGAGATTTTGGAAAAGAGCCGATGATCATAGTATTTGGTGAAACCCCAGATGATGTTTTGAGAAAGATTTTAAAAATTATTTGA
- a CDS encoding nucleotidyltransferase family protein, giving the protein MKAIILAGGLGTRLQPYTTFLPKPMLPLGEKPILEHLIDWTRKNGVKSVVLCVSYLRKTIEDYFEDGKRFGVNIEYAISNKPLATAGQLKTAEEFIDDTFVCIYGDSIFNFSLRNMIKQHNQKKAFVTMSLNEYKTNLPYGVIETSKNGKVLSWNEKPEIKANVNMGCYVMEPEILKFIPKNKPFGMDDVIKKAMSRKKLVNSFLTKNGFTDIGNKASYKKAYQEYIQKLGKI; this is encoded by the coding sequence GTGAAAGCAATAATTCTTGCTGGAGGATTAGGTACAAGACTACAACCGTACACCACATTTCTTCCAAAGCCCATGTTACCGTTGGGAGAAAAACCAATCTTGGAGCACCTAATTGATTGGACAAGAAAAAATGGTGTAAAATCAGTTGTGTTGTGTGTTAGTTATCTTAGAAAAACAATTGAGGATTATTTTGAAGATGGTAAAAGGTTTGGAGTGAACATAGAGTATGCAATTTCAAATAAACCACTTGCTACTGCAGGGCAACTAAAAACTGCTGAAGAATTCATAGATGATACTTTTGTTTGCATATATGGTGATTCAATTTTTAATTTTAGTCTTAGAAATATGATAAAACAACACAATCAGAAAAAAGCATTCGTTACCATGAGTCTTAATGAATACAAAACTAATTTGCCATACGGAGTAATTGAGACTTCAAAGAATGGAAAGGTACTGAGTTGGAATGAAAAACCAGAGATAAAAGCCAATGTAAACATGGGGTGCTACGTCATGGAACCGGAAATTTTGAAATTCATACCAAAAAACAAACCTTTTGGAATGGATGATGTAATTAAAAAAGCCATGAGCAGAAAAAAACTAGTCAATAGCTTTCTTACAAAGAATGGATTTACAGATATTGGAAATAAAGCATCCTACAAAAAAGCATATCAAGAATATATTCAAAAACTAGGTAAGATCTGA
- a CDS encoding alkaline phosphatase family protein, with product MDNSDIHMIYVLLDGVGDLPHPDLQGKTPLEAANTPTLDKIASNGCIGEVISVGKGIAPESDIAVFNMLGYKFNHAEYAGRGVIEAIGIGIDFKDGDLALRGNYSTLNDDEVIIDRRAGRNIEKEDADGIAKEIEEKIKLSSPDTSVVVSPTIGHRVTVRIRANSRKLSSKITNTDPAYSNIGGMGVAKAVGDFLKIEKCLPLEDDEDSKFTANIVNEFSEQSIRIMKESQVNKKRKEQGKKQLSCILLRDAGNKYPDVIPINEKYSMQFSCIVDMPVEIGISNVLKMKAFEAGGLTDYEEKARVAAKAMETQNSIYVHLKGPDEFGHDGDAIGKMKNIEEIDQRFFKTLVENIDSSKVAIVISADHSTPCINKGHSDDPVPVLVSADFIQNDGTTRMTEEQAKKGSIGLLQGAAVVPKALELIKSQK from the coding sequence ATGGATAATTCAGATATTCATATGATTTACGTTCTATTAGATGGAGTTGGAGATCTTCCACATCCAGATTTACAAGGAAAAACACCATTGGAGGCTGCAAATACCCCAACTTTGGACAAGATTGCAAGTAATGGCTGTATAGGAGAAGTAATTTCTGTCGGAAAAGGAATTGCTCCAGAGTCAGACATTGCGGTTTTCAATATGTTGGGATACAAATTCAATCATGCAGAATATGCAGGAAGAGGAGTGATTGAAGCCATTGGAATTGGGATTGACTTCAAAGATGGAGATTTAGCATTAAGAGGAAATTATTCAACACTAAATGATGATGAAGTAATCATAGATAGAAGAGCAGGTAGAAATATTGAAAAAGAAGATGCAGATGGAATTGCAAAAGAGATTGAAGAAAAAATAAAGTTATCCAGTCCAGATACATCGGTTGTAGTATCACCTACAATTGGTCACAGGGTTACAGTTAGAATAAGAGCAAACTCTAGAAAACTTTCTTCAAAAATTACCAATACAGATCCTGCATATAGTAACATCGGAGGCATGGGCGTAGCAAAGGCAGTTGGAGATTTTCTAAAAATTGAAAAATGTTTACCCTTAGAAGATGATGAAGATTCAAAGTTCACTGCAAATATTGTTAATGAGTTTTCAGAACAATCAATCAGAATTATGAAGGAGAGTCAGGTTAATAAAAAAAGAAAAGAGCAAGGTAAGAAACAACTTAGTTGTATTTTACTCAGAGATGCAGGAAACAAATATCCAGATGTGATTCCAATTAATGAAAAATATTCTATGCAATTTTCATGTATTGTGGATATGCCAGTAGAGATTGGAATCTCAAATGTTCTAAAGATGAAAGCATTTGAAGCTGGAGGATTAACAGATTATGAAGAAAAAGCAAGAGTTGCAGCAAAAGCAATGGAGACTCAAAATTCAATTTATGTCCATCTCAAAGGACCAGATGAATTCGGTCATGATGGAGATGCAATTGGCAAGATGAAAAACATAGAAGAGATTGATCAGCGATTTTTTAAAACACTTGTTGAAAATATTGATTCAAGCAAAGTTGCAATTGTCATTTCTGCTGATCACTCCACACCATGTATTAACAAAGGGCACAGTGATGATCCTGTGCCAGTTTTAGTTTCAGCTGATTTTATTCAAAATGATGGAACTACTAGAATGACTGAAGAGCAAGCAAAGAAAGGAAGTATAGGTTTGCTTCAAGGCGCAGCGGTAGTTCCAAAAGCTCTAGAATTAATTAAATCTCAAAAATAG
- a CDS encoding galactose-1-phosphate uridylyltransferase encodes MGDMRKDYVSERFMIVTKKEDKIINPKKSPFAPGNESMTNPSVLSLVAKDGMLQRLQDNEDEYVEGWAIRVFESKNPIVSIDTENSYSDRPFYSEPAYGYHYIVVASPKEKDTFATIDPEQWSNVLVVVQDRLRWLYTQKGVTYVSIYADHGDLAGSTNPHPHLNLLTFSTIPPVIESEAEASHKILNEKGVCPMCQTVNEEIGGPRQVLQTEGFIAFCPWSPSYPYEFWISPKKHTTSFSKITQKEINDLSLILRATLGGLSKTVKNVSYNLVFHLSPEKKNSRQIHWHIEIYPITKSWSGLERGYGIFLNDVSPEQAAEKLGASCRKELANLVGII; translated from the coding sequence ATGGGGGATATGCGTAAAGATTATGTTTCTGAACGTTTCATGATTGTAACAAAAAAAGAAGACAAAATTATTAATCCAAAAAAATCTCCATTTGCTCCTGGTAATGAATCTATGACAAATCCTTCTGTATTATCACTTGTTGCAAAAGATGGAATGCTACAACGTCTTCAAGATAATGAGGATGAATATGTAGAGGGTTGGGCTATTAGAGTATTTGAAAGCAAAAATCCAATCGTTTCAATTGATACAGAAAATTCTTATAGTGACAGACCTTTCTATAGCGAACCTGCATATGGATATCATTACATTGTTGTTGCATCCCCAAAAGAAAAAGACACATTTGCAACAATTGATCCTGAACAATGGTCAAACGTTCTAGTTGTTGTTCAAGATAGATTGAGGTGGCTGTATACTCAAAAAGGTGTTACCTATGTTTCAATTTATGCTGACCATGGTGATTTGGCAGGAAGTACTAATCCTCACCCTCACCTGAACCTTCTTACATTTTCTACTATTCCTCCAGTAATTGAGAGTGAAGCTGAAGCATCACACAAAATTCTAAATGAAAAAGGCGTCTGTCCAATGTGCCAGACAGTAAATGAAGAAATTGGTGGTCCAAGGCAGGTTCTTCAAACTGAAGGCTTTATCGCATTTTGTCCTTGGTCCCCCTCATATCCTTACGAATTTTGGATTTCTCCAAAAAAACACACTACTAGTTTTTCCAAAATTACTCAAAAAGAAATTAATGATTTGTCTTTAATTTTGAGGGCAACTTTGGGCGGATTGTCGAAAACTGTCAAAAATGTATCTTATAATCTTGTTTTTCATCTATCTCCTGAAAAGAAAAACAGTAGACAAATTCATTGGCATATTGAAATTTATCCTATTACAAAATCATGGTCTGGATTAGAACGTGGATATGGTATTTTCTTAAATGATGTTTCTCCAGAACAAGCTGCTGAAAAACTTGGAGCATCTTGCAGGAAAGAATTAGCTAACCTTGTTGGCATTATATGA
- a CDS encoding DUF309 domain-containing protein — MERYMLHFKNTGYSPKQSREIVYRARDLASDMNASVRIARVASKFVELDVAVKKEDLDTLVEKLSPIGPIDNIRHVVEEEIEKEKGIADGIFYFNNERFWESHEAFEGVWKQCFGREKDLVQGIILMAVALAHAQKNDVSIGIRMLKRVLDKLGTSPSMYHSIDVDRIRKKAVDMQQENKLTIFEI, encoded by the coding sequence ATGGAACGTTATATGCTTCATTTTAAAAATACTGGATATTCGCCTAAACAATCACGCGAGATCGTTTACAGAGCCAGAGATTTGGCATCTGACATGAATGCATCAGTTAGAATTGCAAGAGTAGCCAGTAAATTTGTGGAGTTAGATGTGGCTGTTAAAAAAGAAGACCTTGACACCCTTGTTGAAAAATTATCTCCTATTGGTCCTATTGATAATATCCGGCATGTTGTAGAAGAGGAGATCGAAAAAGAGAAGGGAATCGCTGATGGAATTTTCTACTTTAACAATGAACGATTCTGGGAGAGTCATGAGGCTTTTGAAGGTGTTTGGAAACAATGCTTTGGTAGAGAAAAAGACCTTGTCCAAGGAATAATTCTGATGGCAGTAGCATTAGCTCATGCTCAAAAAAATGATGTCAGTATTGGAATTAGAATGCTCAAAAGAGTCTTAGACAAACTAGGAACTTCCCCTTCAATGTATCATTCCATTGATGTTGATAGAATTAGAAAAAAGGCAGTTGATATGCAACAAGAAAACAAGTTAACTATTTTTGAGATTTAA